atcagctgatctttcaactgtacacgtcatcagtgaAAAAGACGTACCTCAACCACCGACAGATTGTACAAAAAACAGTAGGAACGCTGCATTTCAAAAATTCTACAGTGTACAACTGTCAGATGAACGTTGAtgtggcaaacaacggatagaTAGATTCAAATCGCATTCAGTATTTCTGTTGgaggcaaagcctataaatagcataGAAAGAGCAGCTGAGATACACTTTTGAACACTCTTACCTCGACTCTTGAAAAACTctaagctgttactctgctgaaatctttgcaaacttcaaagctcacgcttatcgtATACATTCATAACTTaaggctatacttcgagcttacaagcacaaacTGAAATTTTTGTAATCAGTCGTGCTAAGTTATTTCAGTTCAGTGAGTACTGTAAATCGTTTtctaactaagagtttcagtttggtattgataagtccaagactgaagtgggtctgtacaactcattgtatcgatcaaagtcttttagtaaatatcttatcttcgagatagaagaggtgacgtaggagtgattgaaatctccgaacatccgtaaaatcttgtgtgtcattatttcaatttttattctatctatcactcagtttatttccgcactattaCTGTTAAATTCTCGAGTTTCAGTGTCTCGCTAAACTGACTCATCAATATTCGAAAAGGTTGTGAAAATCGTCATTGTTCATTcaaacccccccttctaaacactctttcaccccctaaccgatcctatcaagtggcatcagagcagttgaatcttgtctcTGAATATTTCTACATAAACTGATtaccatgtcttcattcaattaaattccaatgttctccagagaggatttcgatgattgaaaaatcagaatgcaggctcatccaGCTGCACAAGACGACGATATGTGGTATGTTATTACAGAAGGACCCATGAAAATATTGAAGGCAAACAATGATGTTGCCATTACTGAGGGGGCACCACATCGCCTTGAAAAACTCCAAGATGAATGGACAACGGAAGACAAGAGAAAAGTCAACTTGGACAACGTGGCTAAAGATATTctatacaaaacgctggataaagtcactttcagcaagaTAAAGATGTGCAGAACTGCTAAGGAGTTCtgggagaaactgattcagTTATGCGAGGGCAATGATCAAACTAAGGAGAATAAACTATCACTTGCCGTCCAAAAATTcgacaatatcaagatgaagaTTGGGGAATCCATGCATGATTATGATGAAAGAATCAGTGGAATAATCAacgaactgaatgcacttggaaaggtgtattcaaacaaagaaataGCATTGAAAGtagtcagaggtcttcccaaggaatgagaCGTTAAGACCATGGATATGCGAGAATCAAAGGACCTGAACAAGGTCGAacttcatgatttatttgcatatttaaaagcatATGAGTTTGAgatgcaaaccagagaaggggaaccttctacaccagctgCCACAACTGTCCTAACTGCTGTtaaactggaaccaactggttcagtggAAAGATCTGTTGATCAGTTAAGTAATGACGCTATatcattatttgtcaaaaagtttagaagatttatgagaagaaGTCAAGGAAATTTCCAAAgacaatatcagaaaaatcactCCAAAGAAGAACCTAGTGATTGCTAAAACTGTGGCAAAACTGGTcatttcattgctgactgtcccaagcctaagaaggacagtcgaggctcaactgaaaagggaaagaaaccCTATGAGCACAAGAAAAGATCTAAAGATGACAAGAAATATTACAGAAAGAAGCATGAGGTGCATCTAGCTAAGAAAAGCAAGTCAAAATGGGCAGAATCAGACAGTGATGATTCAGATCCTGAGAGTTTGAGCTActctagtgatgatgatgaagaggtCAAGTGTCTGATGGCGGATGATACAGAACTGGAGTCAACCAGTCAACATGTATTCGACTTTTGTTCAACTGATTTAACACGAGATGAACTCATTTCTACACTttatgacatggttaatgag
The DNA window shown above is from Primulina huaijiensis isolate GDHJ02 chromosome 12, ASM1229523v2, whole genome shotgun sequence and carries:
- the LOC140989470 gene encoding uncharacterized protein, translated to MQAHPAAQDDDMWYVITEGPMKILKANNDVAITEGAPHRLEKLQDEWTTEDKRKVNLDNVAKDILYKTLDKVTFSKIKMCRTAKEFWEKLIQLCEGNDQTKENKLSLAVQKFDNIKMKIGESMHDYDERISGIINELNALGKVYSNKEIALKVVRGLPKE